The DNA window ACGGAGATAAAGATCCAATGGAAACGAAGGGACAAGCAGGACTGCAAACGTTACATGGAACACATGTTGCCGGTATTATTGCAGCGAATGGAAAATTAAAAGGTGTTGCTCCAGACGCAGAAATTATTGCTTATCGTGCACTAGGTCCTGGTGGTGTTGGTACATCAGAGCAAGTCATCGCTGCCATCGAGCAAGCGATTAAGGACAAGGTTGATGTCATCAATCTATCATTGGGCAACTCAATAAATGGTCCAGACTGGCCAACGAGTGTTGCACTTGATAAAGCAGTTGAAAATGGGATTGTTGCAGTAACCTCTAGTGGAAACTCGGGTCCAGAGGTATGGACGGTAGGGTCACCTGGTACGTCCTCTAAGGCAATATCAGTTGGAGCATCAACACCGCCCATTGAAATTCCTTTTTTGAAATTTGGTTCTAGTAAAAAAGAAATTGACTTAATACCAATGCAAAATTCGAAAACTTGGAACTTTAAAAAGCAATATGAAATTGTTACTGCAGGTATTGGAAGACCAGAGGAGCTTAAGAATGTGAAAGGCAAAGTGGTTTTAATGGAAAGAGGAGAGTTAACCTTTACCGAAAAAACCTTGAACGCACTATCCAAAGGAGCAATAGGTGTTCTGATTTACAATAATGTAAAAGGGTCATTTGCTGGTAGCTTAGAGGTTGGTCTCAATCTCCCAGTCGCATCTCTTTCAATGGAGGATGGACTTTGGTTAAAAAAGAAGCTTGAATCGGAAAAAAACCACTATATTCGAACGGAGTATCGCAAACAAGAAGATGTTTTAGCAGATTTTAGCTCACGTGGTCCTGTTACTGAGACGTGGGAAATAAAACCTGATGTAGTGGCACCGGGAGTTGCAATTGATAGTACAGTACCTAATGGCTATATGGCGCTTCAGGGTACAAGCATGGCTGCACCACATGTGGCTGGTGCATGCGCATTAATAAAACAAGCACATCCTGATTGGTCACCTGACCAAATTAAGGCCGCACTAATGAATACTGCAAAGAAATTGAAGGACGACAACAATAAGGAGTACATGCCAAATGAACAAGGTGCTGGTCGTATTCAGTTAAAAGAGGCAATTGAGGCTGAGTCACTTGTCTATCCTAGCTCACTAGCTTTTGGTCTTTTTCAAAAGCATGACAATAGAAAAGAAAAAAGAATCAAGATTACATTAGACAATCAAACGGGTAAAAGAAAGTCCTATCATTTCAATACCCCGAAAAATCAGAATGGTCTTCAGTGGCAGTTGCCTCATACAGTTTATGTTAACGGAAAAGAGAAGAAAGAAGTTGAGATAACGCTCGACATCACACCATCTGTAATTGGTCCTGGTTTACATTATGGTGAGTTGGAGATTCTAGAAGCTAGTAACAAAACGAAGATTCCTTATATGTTTGTCATTGATGAACCAAACTACCCAAGGGTAATGGGCTTTCAGTTTGGGGCTGGTGATACACCAGGTACCTTTAAGTATGAGTTATATCTACCTAGAGGTGCTGATGAATACGGAATTGCGTTGTATGACCCAGATACCTTACAATTCATCACCTTTTTAGATTGGAAAAGAGAAGTTTCAAGAGGCTTACTAGAAAAGGAATTTACAGAAGAAGAAATCAAGTTAAAGGGAGTTTACAAGGCAATTGTCTTTGCAAATAAGGATGGACAGGAAGATACGATTGAAGCTGATATTATAATTGATAAGAATATCATTCGGCCGTAGAAACGTAGATTTTGTGAACATTTTGTGAAAGAATATCTTGTAAAAACATAACCTGACACACCCCGTAGCGTTTACAAGGTGCAAAAGACGTTGAGTTTAACACTATCTGCACCTTGTAAATCATTAAGCATAGCATATAA is part of the Cytobacillus luteolus genome and encodes:
- a CDS encoding S8 family serine peptidase — encoded protein: MSIRIILVALLLLFGPNALGVQATTIFPQRPTLPQESPTETIHSILMTDKDDLSLLLEKTKKRYPSIQVNRVYDTVFYGVSAKGPRRDIEKLKREMGIKQSFPVTTYKVSLDESVPFIGGDEIRGLFDQADHRITGQGIKVGVIDTGIDYKHPDLKNSYHGGSDLVDGDKDPMETKGQAGLQTLHGTHVAGIIAANGKLKGVAPDAEIIAYRALGPGGVGTSEQVIAAIEQAIKDKVDVINLSLGNSINGPDWPTSVALDKAVENGIVAVTSSGNSGPEVWTVGSPGTSSKAISVGASTPPIEIPFLKFGSSKKEIDLIPMQNSKTWNFKKQYEIVTAGIGRPEELKNVKGKVVLMERGELTFTEKTLNALSKGAIGVLIYNNVKGSFAGSLEVGLNLPVASLSMEDGLWLKKKLESEKNHYIRTEYRKQEDVLADFSSRGPVTETWEIKPDVVAPGVAIDSTVPNGYMALQGTSMAAPHVAGACALIKQAHPDWSPDQIKAALMNTAKKLKDDNNKEYMPNEQGAGRIQLKEAIEAESLVYPSSLAFGLFQKHDNRKEKRIKITLDNQTGKRKSYHFNTPKNQNGLQWQLPHTVYVNGKEKKEVEITLDITPSVIGPGLHYGELEILEASNKTKIPYMFVIDEPNYPRVMGFQFGAGDTPGTFKYELYLPRGADEYGIALYDPDTLQFITFLDWKREVSRGLLEKEFTEEEIKLKGVYKAIVFANKDGQEDTIEADIIIDKNIIRP